A window of the Pseudoalteromonas sp. A25 genome harbors these coding sequences:
- the sfsA gene encoding DNA/RNA nuclease SfsA codes for MKFASSLNKATLIKRYKRFLVDLHCSHQGEFTVHCANTGKMTGCADTGFSAYYSTSDNKKRKYPHSLELTQNTQGALICVNTNHANTVAFEGIEQGIVKQLSGYTRSHREVKYGQENSRIDILLEDDERAPCYVEVKSVTLLENNRGYFPDAQTLRGQKHLRELIALKHQGARAVLLFVVMHEGINDVAAAEHIDPHYATLLTQASQEGVEILAYKATISAQEITLSQQVPVNIS; via the coding sequence ATGAAATTTGCAAGTTCGCTCAACAAAGCAACCCTTATCAAACGCTACAAACGCTTTTTGGTCGATTTACACTGCTCACATCAGGGGGAGTTCACGGTACACTGTGCCAACACAGGTAAAATGACTGGCTGCGCCGACACTGGATTTAGTGCCTACTACTCCACCAGTGACAATAAAAAACGTAAATATCCACACTCATTGGAGCTTACACAAAACACGCAAGGAGCGCTTATTTGCGTAAATACCAACCACGCCAACACGGTCGCCTTCGAAGGTATTGAACAAGGTATCGTCAAGCAACTGAGTGGCTATACTCGCAGCCATAGAGAGGTAAAGTATGGCCAAGAAAACAGCCGTATTGATATTCTGCTTGAAGATGATGAGCGTGCACCTTGCTACGTTGAAGTGAAATCGGTCACCTTGCTAGAAAACAACCGTGGCTATTTTCCTGATGCCCAAACACTCAGAGGCCAAAAACACCTTCGCGAGCTGATAGCATTAAAACACCAAGGCGCAAGAGCAGTATTATTGTTTGTCGTAATGCATGAAGGAATTAACGACGTCGCAGCGGCCGAACACATCGACCCCCACTATGCCACCTTACTTACTCAAGCATCTCAAGAAGGCGTAGAGATATTGGCGTATAAAGCAACTATCTCAGCACAGGAAATTACCCTATCACAGCAAGTACCTGTTAATATAAGTTGA
- the dksA gene encoding RNA polymerase-binding protein DksA: protein MPDQKRLGLLAQAGLEPYQEKPGEEYMNDAQRAHFKAILEAWRKDLRNEVDRTKTHMQDEAANFPDPVDRAAQEEEFSLELRTRDRERKLIKKIEKTLQLIEDDDFGFCESCGIEIGIRRLEARPTADLCVDCKTLAEIKEKQNGRG, encoded by the coding sequence ATGCCTGACCAAAAGAGACTAGGCTTATTAGCTCAAGCCGGTTTAGAACCTTATCAGGAAAAACCGGGCGAAGAATACATGAATGACGCACAACGTGCGCATTTCAAAGCAATATTAGAAGCATGGCGTAAAGATTTGCGTAACGAAGTTGATCGTACCAAGACGCACATGCAAGATGAAGCAGCAAACTTTCCTGATCCTGTCGACCGTGCAGCACAAGAAGAAGAGTTTTCTTTAGAGCTGCGTACACGTGACCGTGAACGTAAACTGATCAAAAAGATAGAAAAAACACTGCAGCTAATCGAAGATGATGACTTTGGCTTCTGCGAGTCGTGCGGTATCGAAATCGGTATCCGTCGCTTAGAGGCTCGACCGACAGCCGATTTATGTGTTGATTGCAAAACACTGGCTGAAATTAAAGAAAAGCAAAACGGCCGAGGTTAA
- a CDS encoding PstS family phosphate ABC transporter substrate-binding protein yields MKFKSLVAAMGVAVTTLVSTQVSALDKALPEYNKTSGISGNFSSVGSDTLANMMTFWAEEYKRIYPNVNIQIQAAGSSTAPPALTEATANFGPMSRKMKSKEIEAFEKRYGYKPTEVRVAIDALAVFVHKDNPIEGLRIDQVDAIFSSTRKCGATEEVTRWSDVGLTGDWAAKDVQLYGRNSVSGTYGYFKKKALCKGDFRNNVNEQPGSASVVQSISSSVNAIGYSGIGYKTSGVRTVPIAKKGNSFVDATLDNVAQGKYPLSRFLYVYVNKHPNKPLAPIEAEFLKMVLSQDGQKIVEKDGYVPLSGKMATSELKKLGLL; encoded by the coding sequence ATGAAATTTAAAAGCTTAGTTGCCGCAATGGGTGTGGCTGTAACAACCTTAGTTTCAACACAAGTATCTGCGCTAGATAAGGCTCTACCAGAATATAATAAAACCAGCGGGATCTCAGGTAACTTCTCTTCTGTGGGCTCCGATACGCTTGCAAACATGATGACGTTCTGGGCAGAAGAATATAAGCGTATTTATCCTAACGTAAATATCCAAATTCAAGCGGCAGGTTCTTCTACTGCGCCGCCGGCACTTACAGAGGCGACTGCTAACTTTGGCCCAATGAGCCGTAAGATGAAATCTAAAGAAATCGAAGCATTTGAAAAGCGCTATGGCTATAAGCCAACAGAAGTGCGCGTAGCTATCGATGCGTTAGCAGTATTTGTACACAAAGATAACCCAATTGAAGGTCTACGCATTGATCAAGTGGATGCTATCTTCTCATCAACACGTAAGTGTGGTGCAACTGAAGAAGTAACGCGTTGGAGTGATGTAGGCCTAACAGGCGACTGGGCTGCAAAAGACGTGCAGCTTTACGGTCGTAACTCAGTATCTGGCACCTATGGTTACTTTAAAAAGAAAGCATTATGTAAAGGCGACTTCCGTAATAACGTAAATGAACAGCCAGGTTCTGCATCTGTAGTACAGTCAATCTCGTCATCAGTGAATGCGATTGGTTACTCTGGTATTGGTTACAAAACATCAGGTGTTCGTACGGTACCGATTGCTAAAAAAGGCAACAGCTTTGTAGATGCGACACTAGACAATGTTGCACAAGGTAAATACCCACTATCTCGCTTCTTGTATGTTTACGTGAACAAGCATCCAAACAAACCTTTAGCGCCAATCGAAGCTGAATTCTTGAAGATGGTATTGTCTCAAGATGGTCAAAAGATTGTAGAGAAAGATGGTTATGTTCCACTTTCTGGTAAGATGGCTACTTCAGAGCTGAAGAAGTTAGGCTTGCTATAA
- the panB gene encoding 3-methyl-2-oxobutanoate hydroxymethyltransferase, producing MAKVTVSTLAKMKKQQKKITALTAYDASFAKLFHDNGVDIILVGDSLGMVLQGSEDTLSVSNNDIAYHTRCVRAGSKELFVIADMPFMTYSNPTQTCENAAQLMRAGANMVKLEGGEWLLDSIRALTQQGIPVCGHLGLTPQSVNVFGGFKIQGRQDEQADRMVADAKALEEAGAQLLVVECIPSPLAKRISDELSIPVIGIGAGKETDGQILVMHDLVGISAGYIPKFSKNFLAETGNMPDAVKKYCQDVQSGAFPTSEHEFN from the coding sequence ATGGCTAAGGTAACTGTATCAACACTGGCAAAAATGAAAAAACAGCAAAAAAAAATCACGGCGCTTACAGCCTATGATGCGAGTTTTGCAAAACTATTTCATGATAATGGTGTTGATATCATATTAGTCGGCGACTCTTTAGGCATGGTCTTACAGGGGAGCGAAGACACGCTTTCTGTAAGTAACAATGATATTGCCTACCACACACGCTGTGTAAGAGCTGGCAGTAAAGAACTATTTGTTATAGCGGATATGCCTTTCATGACTTATTCGAACCCTACTCAAACATGTGAAAACGCAGCACAGCTAATGCGTGCGGGCGCAAATATGGTGAAGTTAGAAGGCGGAGAATGGCTATTAGACAGTATTCGAGCTCTTACCCAGCAAGGGATCCCTGTGTGTGGCCACTTAGGGCTAACACCGCAATCAGTCAATGTCTTTGGTGGCTTTAAAATTCAAGGCCGTCAAGATGAGCAAGCTGACCGCATGGTTGCTGATGCCAAAGCGTTAGAAGAAGCCGGTGCTCAGCTGCTTGTTGTTGAGTGTATTCCATCACCACTTGCAAAACGTATCTCTGATGAACTTAGTATTCCAGTGATAGGAATTGGCGCAGGTAAAGAGACCGATGGCCAAATCCTCGTTATGCATGATTTAGTGGGTATTTCAGCGGGCTATATTCCAAAGTTTTCTAAAAACTTTTTAGCTGAAACGGGCAACATGCCGGATGCAGTTAAGAAGTACTGTCAAGATGTACAATCTGGCGCGTTTCCTACTTCTGAACATGAGTTTAACTAA
- the phoB gene encoding phosphate regulon transcriptional regulator PhoB — translation MSRKVLVVDDEAPIREMLVFVLEQNGFQAIEAEDYDSAIAAMVEPYPDMVLLDWMLPGGSGIQIAKKFKQSEYTRQIPIIMLTARGEEEDKVKGLEVGADDYVTKPFSPKELMARIKAVIRRVSPTSLEEAIEVHGLRLDPISHRVTSAGSELDMGPTEFRLLHFFMTHPERVYSREQLLDHVWGTNVYVEDRTVDVHIRRLRKAIAPLGHDRLVQTVRGAGYRFSSKL, via the coding sequence ATGTCACGTAAAGTACTTGTAGTTGATGATGAAGCGCCTATCAGAGAAATGCTGGTATTTGTTTTAGAGCAAAATGGTTTTCAAGCTATTGAAGCTGAAGATTATGATTCGGCAATTGCCGCGATGGTAGAGCCTTATCCAGATATGGTATTATTAGACTGGATGTTGCCAGGAGGCAGTGGTATTCAGATAGCTAAAAAGTTTAAGCAAAGTGAATATACCCGACAGATCCCAATTATTATGTTAACGGCACGTGGTGAAGAAGAAGATAAAGTCAAAGGCTTAGAAGTTGGTGCCGATGACTATGTTACTAAGCCGTTTTCTCCTAAAGAACTTATGGCAAGGATCAAAGCAGTGATCCGCCGAGTTTCACCGACTTCGCTTGAAGAAGCTATCGAGGTTCACGGTTTGCGTTTAGACCCTATTTCACATCGCGTAACATCAGCTGGTAGTGAGCTTGATATGGGACCTACAGAGTTTCGCTTGTTACACTTTTTTATGACCCACCCAGAACGCGTGTATAGTCGAGAACAGTTACTTGACCATGTTTGGGGCACTAATGTGTATGTTGAAGACAGAACGGTTGATGTTCACATTCGTCGTTTGCGCAAAGCAATCGCGCCATTAGGTCACGATAGACTTGTACAGACTGTTCGTGGTGCAGGTTACCGTTTTTCTAGCAAGTTATAA
- the gluQRS gene encoding tRNA glutamyl-Q(34) synthetase GluQRS, with the protein MLTPALSHQGSYRGRFAPSPSGPLHFGSLIAALASFLTAKSQQGQWLVRIEDIDTPRVVKGADSDILHTLEAYGLHWDENVIYQSQRHSLYEDALEHLNQQSLVYACQCTRKEIKLRGGFYDNHCRTLNLPRSGNALRLQQHFPIEKFHDQIQGLVHIPKKIAHEDYIIKRRDGLFAYQLVVVLDDIEQKITHVVRGADLLEPTARQLGLFEQLGNCAPHYAHIPLAVAKPGFKLSKQNHAPAIDKRNPIPATLAALRFLGFNPPSELTTATIEEVLAWAVQSFCLDTIPKVQEKPMNYDA; encoded by the coding sequence ATGCTCACCCCAGCATTATCCCATCAAGGGAGCTATCGCGGTCGATTTGCTCCCTCGCCTTCGGGTCCCTTACATTTTGGTTCGCTCATTGCAGCGCTTGCTAGTTTTTTAACTGCCAAAAGCCAACAAGGTCAGTGGCTGGTCCGCATTGAAGATATTGATACACCGCGCGTAGTCAAAGGCGCAGACAGTGACATTCTGCATACTCTAGAGGCCTACGGGCTACACTGGGACGAGAACGTAATATATCAAAGTCAACGCCATTCTTTGTATGAAGACGCGTTAGAGCATCTTAACCAACAATCCCTAGTTTACGCATGTCAGTGCACACGCAAAGAAATAAAACTGCGTGGCGGCTTTTACGACAATCACTGTAGAACACTCAATCTACCGCGCTCAGGCAACGCCTTGCGTTTGCAACAGCACTTTCCCATAGAGAAATTTCATGACCAAATTCAAGGCTTAGTGCACATTCCAAAAAAAATTGCGCATGAAGATTACATAATCAAACGCCGTGATGGCTTGTTTGCGTACCAATTGGTAGTCGTATTAGACGATATTGAGCAAAAGATTACTCATGTTGTAAGAGGTGCAGACTTATTAGAACCAACGGCTCGCCAGTTGGGGCTGTTTGAACAACTCGGCAATTGCGCGCCACATTACGCTCATATACCACTGGCTGTAGCCAAGCCTGGCTTTAAGTTATCAAAACAAAACCATGCACCAGCAATAGACAAACGCAACCCCATACCTGCAACGCTGGCTGCGCTGCGCTTTTTAGGGTTTAATCCTCCAAGCGAATTAACCACTGCCACAATTGAAGAAGTATTAGCATGGGCGGTGCAATCATTTTGCCTTGATACGATCCCAAAAGTGCAGGAAAAACCCATGAACTATGATGCTTAA
- the pepB gene encoding aminopeptidase PepB, whose product MSDKFIVRLSEEAAAPHWGAGASLSFDNQGATVHLNESETLKNIQKAARTLAQQGITQVQLQGEQWCTESQWAFYQGFVSPKQLAGVTFVDNAQSDMNELAALQTSATWARQMINGTAEDIYPESLAGKAAEFIQSLAPEHVSYQIIKGKALLEQQWIGIHEVGRGSERPPVLLELDYNPTGNADAPVSAALVGKGITFDSGGYSIKPSEGMLGMKCDMGGAATVTAGLALAIQRGINKRIKLFLCCAENLISGHAYKLGDILTYKNGTTVEIVNTDAEGRLVLADGLMAAGETGAELIIDAATLTGAALVAVGQEYNALFGLDKELVGDVQQFAGEEFEAAWPLPLEKWHQNNCPSAYADTANSRAQKGGGFGGASNAAGFLSRFVPNEGKGWVHIDLAAAFQNNAGSQWAAGATTLGMRTVARTLAEKA is encoded by the coding sequence ATGTCTGACAAATTTATTGTTCGTTTAAGTGAAGAGGCCGCTGCGCCACATTGGGGAGCCGGTGCTTCTTTATCTTTTGATAACCAAGGTGCAACGGTTCACTTAAATGAAAGTGAAACGCTCAAAAATATTCAAAAAGCGGCCAGAACACTTGCTCAACAAGGGATCACGCAAGTACAGCTGCAAGGCGAGCAGTGGTGCACAGAGTCGCAGTGGGCGTTTTATCAAGGCTTTGTAAGCCCCAAGCAATTAGCAGGTGTGACTTTTGTAGACAATGCGCAATCAGATATGAATGAGTTGGCTGCTTTGCAAACATCGGCAACATGGGCTCGACAAATGATCAATGGGACCGCAGAGGATATCTACCCAGAAAGTTTAGCGGGTAAAGCGGCTGAGTTCATTCAATCTCTCGCGCCAGAGCATGTCAGCTATCAAATTATTAAAGGCAAAGCATTACTTGAGCAACAGTGGATAGGTATTCATGAAGTCGGCCGCGGTAGTGAGCGTCCGCCTGTATTGTTAGAGCTTGATTATAACCCAACTGGCAATGCTGATGCGCCAGTGAGTGCTGCGTTAGTAGGTAAAGGTATCACGTTTGATTCGGGTGGCTACTCTATTAAACCCAGTGAAGGAATGCTGGGTATGAAGTGCGACATGGGGGGAGCTGCAACGGTCACTGCAGGCTTAGCGTTGGCTATTCAGCGTGGTATAAATAAGCGTATTAAGCTGTTTTTGTGCTGTGCTGAGAACCTGATCTCAGGTCATGCATACAAATTGGGTGATATTTTAACGTATAAAAATGGCACAACCGTTGAGATTGTTAATACTGATGCTGAAGGCCGTTTAGTGCTGGCCGATGGTTTAATGGCTGCAGGTGAAACTGGCGCAGAGCTTATTATCGATGCGGCAACGCTCACCGGGGCTGCGTTAGTCGCGGTTGGTCAAGAATACAACGCGTTATTTGGTTTAGATAAAGAGTTAGTTGGTGATGTTCAGCAGTTTGCTGGTGAAGAATTTGAAGCGGCATGGCCCTTACCGCTTGAAAAGTGGCATCAGAACAACTGCCCATCAGCTTATGCTGATACCGCAAACAGTCGTGCACAAAAAGGCGGTGGATTTGGTGGTGCCTCAAATGCCGCTGGGTTCTTGTCGCGTTTTGTGCCAAACGAAGGTAAAGGCTGGGTACACATTGATTTAGCTGCAGCGTTTCAAAACAATGCGGGGAGTCAATGGGCCGCTGGCGCTACAACTTTAGGAATGAGAACGGTGGCGCGCACGTTAGCTGAAAAGGCCTAA
- the folK gene encoding 2-amino-4-hydroxy-6-hydroxymethyldihydropteridine diphosphokinase, with amino-acid sequence MTKVYIGLGANLNEPIAQLERAIDALKSLSDSHFVGCSRFYGSRPMGPQDQPDYVNAVACIETSLTAETLLDALQKIELEQGRIRKNERWGPRTLDLDILLFGELQINTERLTVPHYGLCQREFVVYPLLEIAPHLELPSGDKLTDICKQVPLNGLTPIQ; translated from the coding sequence ATGACTAAAGTTTACATTGGTTTGGGCGCAAACCTTAACGAACCTATTGCGCAACTAGAACGTGCTATCGATGCGTTAAAAAGCCTATCTGATAGTCATTTTGTTGGCTGCTCACGCTTTTATGGTTCAAGGCCTATGGGTCCTCAAGATCAACCCGATTATGTAAACGCAGTGGCGTGCATTGAAACCAGCTTAACAGCTGAAACATTGTTGGATGCACTGCAAAAAATAGAACTTGAACAGGGTCGTATTCGTAAAAACGAACGTTGGGGGCCCCGTACACTCGATTTAGACATTTTACTATTTGGTGAATTACAAATTAATACCGAGCGCTTAACTGTACCTCATTATGGGTTATGCCAACGTGAATTTGTTGTTTACCCTTTGCTTGAGATTGCCCCTCACCTTGAACTGCCCTCAGGTGATAAATTGACGGACATTTGCAAACAAGTGCCGCTAAACGGCTTAACTCCTATTCAATAA
- the phoR gene encoding phosphate regulon sensor histidine kinase PhoR has protein sequence MYRVINKQALFKRLFLYFLPLTLIGILIGAPFVLLFIGALSLLLWHYHQLYRLSDWLLNQRSFNPPEGEGAWEQIFEGIYHLQHRNRKKRNELAELIRRFREGAEAVPDAVVVLQQDMSIVWCNQLALKVLGLQWPTDHGQRLDNLIRDPKFVRYMNNHQFDEPLELDSGHASEQVLEFRVMPYAEQLMMVVRDITRLKQLEQMRKDFVANVSHELRTPLTVVTGYLEMLESDNLPPPSVWNKAHFTMIEQCKRMDSLVNQLLSLSRIEGARKHEKDKPVDVPRMLSLIETEAKSLNQDKHHELVFNVDPSLDILGAADELRSAFSNLVFNAIHYTKSDGRVEVSWQCDPDGRPRFSVTDNGDGIAPEHIHRLTERFYRVDKARSRKTGGSGLGLAITKHVLTRHDSALEIKSTVGEGSTFSFAFPKSKSTFMTNAESHKSVI, from the coding sequence ATGTACCGAGTGATTAATAAACAGGCGTTATTTAAACGCCTGTTTTTGTATTTTCTGCCTTTGACTTTGATCGGTATTTTGATTGGTGCCCCCTTCGTATTGTTATTTATCGGGGCGCTTTCGTTATTACTTTGGCATTATCATCAGTTGTATCGTCTCAGTGACTGGTTGCTTAATCAACGAAGCTTCAACCCACCCGAAGGAGAGGGGGCTTGGGAGCAGATTTTTGAGGGGATCTACCATCTACAGCATCGAAATCGTAAAAAGCGAAATGAACTAGCCGAACTGATCAGACGTTTTCGTGAAGGTGCTGAAGCAGTTCCTGATGCAGTTGTTGTTCTGCAACAAGACATGAGTATCGTGTGGTGTAATCAACTGGCGTTAAAAGTGCTTGGCTTACAGTGGCCCACTGATCATGGACAACGCTTGGATAACTTGATCCGAGATCCTAAATTTGTCAGATATATGAACAATCATCAGTTCGATGAGCCACTTGAGTTAGACTCAGGTCATGCTAGCGAGCAAGTACTTGAATTCCGTGTTATGCCCTATGCAGAGCAACTAATGATGGTGGTTCGAGATATCACGCGTTTAAAGCAGTTGGAGCAAATGCGCAAAGATTTTGTTGCTAATGTGTCTCACGAACTCAGAACACCATTAACGGTGGTGACGGGTTATTTAGAGATGTTAGAGAGTGATAATTTGCCCCCACCATCTGTTTGGAATAAAGCGCATTTTACTATGATAGAGCAATGCAAGCGAATGGATAGCTTAGTGAATCAGTTGTTATCGCTATCTCGAATTGAAGGTGCTCGAAAACATGAGAAGGATAAGCCGGTTGATGTGCCTAGGATGCTTTCATTGATTGAAACAGAGGCCAAGTCATTAAACCAAGATAAACACCATGAGCTGGTATTTAATGTTGACCCCTCATTAGACATATTAGGGGCAGCAGATGAATTACGCAGTGCTTTTTCTAATTTGGTGTTTAATGCTATTCACTACACAAAATCTGACGGGCGTGTAGAAGTGAGTTGGCAATGTGATCCAGATGGTCGTCCACGTTTCTCGGTAACAGATAATGGTGATGGTATAGCTCCTGAGCATATTCATAGATTAACAGAGCGTTTTTATCGTGTTGATAAAGCGCGTAGCAGAAAAACCGGAGGGTCTGGTTTGGGGCTTGCTATAACAAAACACGTACTGACAAGGCATGACTCAGCACTTGAGATTAAGAGTACTGTAGGTGAGGGATCTACCTTTTCATTTGCCTTTCCTAAATCAAAGAGTACTTTTATGACAAATGCTGAAAGTCATAAAAGTGTCATTTAA
- the panC gene encoding pantoate--beta-alanine ligase has translation MQSVTEIKSLRSQIKAWRQQGLTIAFVPTMGNLHYGHFSLVERAKTLADKVVVSIFVNPMQFGASEDLDSYPRTLTEDKQGLAELETDLVFTPSVDTIYPNGLAAQSYVDVPEISLGYCGGSRPGHFKGVATVVTKLFNMVQPDIACFGEKDYQQLQVIKTMVRDLSMPIEIVGVPTKREASGLAMSSRNGYLSAQEKSTAKVLFNTLNDAVSHLQSGNTEFTQIEEQAKQTLIEHGLKPDYFNIANAQTLRPANQNDKQLVILAAAFLGKVRLIDNMQVTL, from the coding sequence ATGCAATCAGTCACTGAGATTAAATCGCTACGTAGTCAAATTAAAGCGTGGCGTCAGCAAGGCTTAACCATCGCCTTTGTACCAACGATGGGCAATTTACACTATGGCCATTTTTCATTGGTAGAAAGAGCCAAAACGCTTGCCGATAAAGTGGTAGTGAGTATTTTTGTTAACCCGATGCAATTTGGTGCGTCGGAAGACTTAGATAGCTATCCAAGAACGCTTACAGAGGATAAGCAAGGTCTTGCTGAGCTAGAAACAGATCTTGTTTTTACGCCAAGTGTTGACACTATTTACCCTAATGGACTTGCAGCACAAAGTTATGTCGATGTCCCAGAAATATCTTTGGGCTACTGTGGCGGCTCTCGACCCGGTCACTTCAAGGGCGTTGCAACGGTAGTAACCAAACTATTTAATATGGTGCAACCAGATATTGCGTGTTTTGGAGAAAAAGACTATCAACAGTTGCAAGTCATCAAAACCATGGTGAGAGATTTGTCTATGCCCATTGAAATTGTGGGGGTACCAACTAAACGTGAAGCCTCAGGTCTTGCGATGAGTTCTCGCAATGGGTATTTAAGTGCACAAGAGAAAAGCACTGCCAAAGTGCTGTTTAACACACTCAATGATGCAGTAAGCCATTTGCAATCTGGTAATACAGAGTTTACCCAAATTGAAGAGCAAGCAAAACAAACATTAATCGAGCATGGTTTAAAACCTGATTACTTTAACATTGCTAATGCGCAAACATTAAGGCCAGCAAACCAAAATGATAAACAGCTAGTTATTCTCGCAGCAGCGTTCTTGGGTAAAGTTAGACTCATAGATAATATGCAAGTAACGCTCTAA
- the pcnB gene encoding polynucleotide adenylyltransferase PcnB, translated as MIPRSEHNISRKQLSPNAIKVLYRLKDGGYDAYLVGGCIRDILLGIEPKDFDVVTNATPEQVKKLFRNCRLIGRRFRLAHIVFGREIIEVATMRGHHQGQDSKNPISQSSEHGQLLRDNVYGTIEEDAERRDFSINALYYSVKDFSIHDFANGIAAIKERKIELIGDPETRYREDPVRMLRAVRFATKLDMQIAPATEAPIKDLADLLSNIPPARLFEETLKLFLNGKAEQNYHMLREMGLFKQLFPALDAIIEQSDSGFEPRFIAQMFANTDQRINADKKVTPAFVYAALLWFPLLKRSEQLQQQEQMPMFDAYAQAMNQVLAENAKQIAVPKRFTLGARDIWHIQMRLDKRGGQRAYRLSQQPRFKAAYDFLLLRVESGEHQQQALADWWTDYLKQDINGQKDMVKSLPTQETGKPRRRYRRKPKKKPQSND; from the coding sequence TTGATCCCGCGTAGCGAGCACAATATTTCTCGCAAGCAACTAAGTCCAAATGCAATTAAAGTATTGTACCGCTTAAAGGATGGTGGCTATGACGCCTATCTTGTCGGTGGCTGTATTCGAGATATTTTACTCGGCATAGAGCCAAAAGACTTTGATGTTGTGACTAACGCTACTCCAGAGCAAGTAAAAAAGCTGTTTCGTAATTGTCGGTTAATTGGCCGACGTTTTCGCTTGGCACATATCGTATTTGGTCGTGAAATTATTGAAGTAGCAACAATGCGCGGCCACCATCAGGGCCAAGATAGTAAAAACCCGATAAGCCAATCGAGTGAGCATGGACAACTACTCAGAGACAACGTCTATGGCACCATTGAAGAAGATGCAGAACGTCGCGACTTCTCTATTAACGCGCTTTATTACTCCGTTAAAGACTTTAGCATTCATGACTTCGCCAATGGTATTGCCGCAATAAAAGAGCGCAAAATTGAACTGATCGGCGATCCCGAAACTCGATATCGAGAGGACCCAGTACGAATGCTACGTGCTGTGCGTTTTGCAACAAAACTCGATATGCAGATCGCGCCAGCAACCGAGGCGCCAATTAAAGACTTAGCCGACTTGTTGAGTAATATTCCACCGGCTAGATTATTTGAAGAAACATTAAAATTATTTCTTAATGGTAAAGCTGAGCAAAACTACCACATGCTAAGAGAGATGGGCTTATTTAAGCAACTATTTCCAGCTCTTGATGCCATTATTGAGCAAAGCGACAGTGGTTTCGAGCCGCGCTTTATCGCACAAATGTTTGCAAATACCGATCAGCGTATCAATGCAGACAAAAAAGTAACTCCTGCATTTGTCTATGCTGCACTACTTTGGTTCCCTCTGCTAAAACGCAGTGAGCAACTTCAACAACAAGAACAAATGCCCATGTTTGATGCGTATGCACAAGCGATGAACCAAGTACTCGCAGAAAATGCCAAACAAATCGCAGTACCAAAGCGTTTTACGCTGGGAGCGCGTGATATTTGGCATATTCAAATGCGTTTAGACAAGCGCGGTGGTCAAAGAGCGTATCGACTGTCTCAACAACCTCGCTTTAAGGCTGCTTATGACTTTTTACTACTTCGTGTAGAAAGCGGAGAGCATCAACAGCAAGCATTGGCTGATTGGTGGACAGATTATTTAAAGCAAGATATCAATGGCCAAAAAGATATGGTGAAGTCGCTACCGACCCAAGAAACAGGCAAGCCTCGTCGCCGTTATCGCCGCAAACCCAAAAAGAAACCACAAAGCAATGACTAA